From Rhinopithecus roxellana isolate Shanxi Qingling chromosome 17, ASM756505v1, whole genome shotgun sequence, one genomic window encodes:
- the MAPK15 gene encoding mitogen-activated protein kinase 15 gives MCSAVDPRIVRRYLLRRQLGQGAYGIVWKAADRRTGEVVAIKKIFDAFRDKTDAQRTFREIMLLQEFRDHPNIISLLDVIRAENDRDIYLVFEFMDTDLNAVIRKGGLLQDVHVRSIFYQLLQATRFLHSGHIVHRDQKPSNVLLDANCTVKLCDFGLARSLDDLPEGPEDQALTEYVATRWYRAPEVLLSSHRYTLGVDMWSLGCILGEMLRGRPLFPGTSTLHQLELILETIPPPSKEDLLALGSGCHASMLHCLGSRPRQTLDALLPPDTSPEALDLLRRLLVFTPDKRLSATQALQHPYVQRFHCPSDEWARKVHVQLRAREGVQLSAPEYRSRVYQMILECKGSSSTSREKGLEGVSPSQAHLHKPRADPQLPSGTPVQGPRPRPQSSPSHDPPEHEVLRAAKNTPRQNSAPMLQPALLGSGERPPGAKEEPPLTFLLEKPGRRGAAPSLTSQAAAQVANQALIRGDWNRGGEVRVASTQQVPSRCPPEARPGRRMFSTSALQGVQGAARALLGGYSQAYGTICHSALGHLPLLERHRV, from the exons ATGTGCAGCGCGGTGGACCCTCGCATCGTCCGGAGATACCTACTCAGGCGGCAGCTCGGGCAAGGG GCCTACGGCATTGTGTGGAAGGCAGCGGACCGAAGGACTGGTGAGGTCGTGGCCATCAAGAAAATCTTTGATGCTTTTAGGGATAAGACAGATGCCCAG AGAACATTCCGGGAAATCATGCTCCTCCAG GAGTTTCGGGACCATCCCAATATCATCAGCCTCCTTGATGTGATCCGGGCAGAGAACGATAGGGACATTTACCTGGTGTTCGAGTTTATGG ACACTGACCTGAACGCAGTCATCCGGAAGGGCGGGCTGCTGCAGGATGTCCACGTGCGCTCCATCTTCTACCAGCTTCTGCAGGCCACGCGGTTCCTCCACTCGGGGCACATTGTGCACCGGGACCAGAAG CCGTCCAATGTGCTCCTGGATGCCAACTGCACAGtgaagctgtgtgactttggtctGGCCCGCTCCCTGGACGACCTCCCTGAGGGGCCTGAAGACCAGGCCTTGACAGAGTACGTGGCCACACGCTGGTACCGAGCTCCGGAGGTGCTGCTGTCTTCGCACCG GTACACCCTTGGGGTGGACATGTGGAGTCTGGGCTGTATCCTGGGGGAGATGCTGCGGGGGAGGCCCCTGTTTCCAGGCACGTCCACCCTCCACCAGTTGGAGCTGATCCTGGAGACCATCCCACCGCCATCCAAGGAGG ACCTCCTGGCTCTCGGCTCAGGCTGCCATGCCTCTATGCTGCACTGCCTGGGGTCCCG GCCACGACAGACGCTGGACGCCCTCCTACCGCCAGACACCTCCCCAGAGGCCTTGGACCTCCTTAGGCGACTCCTGGTGTTCACCCCAGACAAGCGGTTAAGCGCCACCCAGGCACTGCAGCACCCCTATGTGCAGAG GTTCCACTGCCCCAGTGATGAGTGGGCACGAAAGGTACATGTGCAGCTCCGAGCACGCGAAGGGGTCCAGCTCTCTGCGCCTGAGTACCGCAGCCGCGTCTATCAG ATGATCCTGGAGTGCAAAGGCAGCAGCAGCACCTCAAGAGAGAAGGGCCTGGAGGGTGTCTCCCCGTCCCAGGCACACCTGCACAAACCCAGAGCTGACCCGCAGCTGCCTTCTGGGACACCTGTGCAGGGCCCCAGACCCAGGCCTCAGAGTAGCCCGAGCCATGACCCCCCCGAGCACG AGGTCCTCCGTGCAGCCAAGAACACTCCCAGGCAGAACTCCGCTCCCATGCTCCAGCCTGCACTCCTAGGGAGTGGGGAAAGGCCCCCCGGGGCGAAGGAAGAGCCCCCCTTGACATTCTTGCTG GAGAAGCCAGGCCGGAGGGGAGCTGCGCCTTCCCTGACCTCACAGGCTGCAGCTCAGGTGGCCAACCAGGCCCTGATCCGGGGTGACTGGAACCGGGGCGGTGAGGTGAGGGTGGCCAGCACACAACAG GTCCCTTCCCGGTGTCCTCCGGAGGCCCGGCCCGGCCGGAGGATGTTCAGCACCTCTGCCTTGCAGGGTGTCCAGGGGGCCGCCAGGGCTTTGCTTGGAGGCTACTCCCAAGCCTACGGGACTATCTGCCACTCGGCACTGGGCCACCTGCCCCTGCTGGAGAGGCACCGTGTATGA